One genomic window of Cannabis sativa cultivar Pink pepper isolate KNU-18-1 chromosome 2, ASM2916894v1, whole genome shotgun sequence includes the following:
- the LOC133029078 gene encoding mitochondrial import inner membrane translocase subunit TIM22-1-like yields MATSTPDNEVPNASPIPKEVEKPPIEPIRLPTVEEIRGQDIWNNCAVRSVFSGVMGGALGLAMGLFIGSLDNPITRDEMSGKQQFVYQAKQMGRRSWSSAKAFAVMGFVFSASR; encoded by the exons ATGGCTACTTCTACTCCCGATAATGAAGTTCCCAACGCTTCTCCCATCCCCAAAGAAGTAGAGAAGCCTCCGATTGAGCCCATAAGGTTGCCCACTGTTGAGGAAATTCGCGGCCAAGACATTTGGAACAACTGTGCTGTTCGTAGTGTCTTTAGTGGAGTCATGG GTGGCGCTCTTGGGTTGGCCATGGGTTTGTTTATAGGTTCTCTAGATAATCCTATAACTCGAGATGAGATGAGTGGTAAGCAGCAATTTGTTTATCAGGCAAAGCAGATGGGGCGCAGGAGCTGGAGTTCTGCAAAGGCATTTGCTGTTATGGGATTTGTTTTCTCTGCGTCTAGATAA